From one Triticum urartu cultivar G1812 chromosome 3, Tu2.1, whole genome shotgun sequence genomic stretch:
- the LOC125548075 gene encoding cytokinin dehydrogenase 2-like, producing MVVMNKARAREMRLITALFVLSCLLKTTTTSPATWAYSRDDALAWRPASSLLHQLRHLGVRALIRDDAEATALASADFGNMSDAQPPAAAVLYPSCPEDIATLLRASCTRPSPFPVSARGCGHSTRGQASAPRGVVVDMMSLGCHAGGSASRLSVSVDGRYVDAGGEQLWVDVLRAALAHGLTPRSWTDYLHLTVGGTLSNAGISGQAFRHGPQISNVQELDVITGLGEMVRCSKEKHGDLFDAVLGGLGQFGVITRARIPLTPAPARARWVRLFYTGAAALTGDQERLIGVDLGTAVSGLMDYVEGSVVLADQGRVGSWRSSFFSDADAARIAALAEEVGGVLYCLEGALYYGGAARGGEADVDQRLNVLLGELRYARGFAFVQDVSYAGFLDRVRDGELKLRASGLWDVPHPWLNLFLPRSRVLDFAAGVFHGILRRDSTTGAMGPVLVYPMNRNRWDADTSAVLPEEEEVFYTVGILRSSVPASTDGGRQLLRRLEEQNEEILRFCEETGIPCVQYLPYYADQDGWEKKHFGLAKWARFVDRKRKYDPKAILSRGQRIFTSPLA from the exons ATGGTCGTCATGAACAAAGCGCGTGCGAGAGAGATGAGACTGATAACCGCTCTCTTCGTGCTCAGCTGCCTCCTCAAGACAACGACGACGAGCCCCGCCACCTGGGCGTACTCACGTGATGATGCGCTCGCCTGGAGGCCGGCCTCCTCCTTACTCCACCAGCTCCGCCACCTCGGGGTCCGCGCGCTGATCCGTGACGACGCCGAGGCCACCGCGCTGGCGTCCGCCGACTTCGGCAACATGTCGGACGCCCAACCGCCGGCGGCGGCCGTGCTTTACCCGTCGTGCCCCGAGGACATCGCCACGCTGCTGCGCGCCTCGTGCACGCGCCCCTCCCCGTTCCCCGTGTCTGCCCGGGGCTGCGGCCACTCGACCCGAGGCCAGGCGTCCGCACCCCGCGGCGTCGTCGTCGACATGATGTCGCTCGGGTGCCACGCCGGCGGCTCAGCCAGCCGCCTCTCCGTCTCGGTCGACGGCCGCTACGTCGACGCCGGTGGCGAGCAGCTGTGGGTGGACGTGCTGCGTGCCGCCCTGGCGCACGGACTCACCCCGAGGTCGTGGACCGACTACCTTCACCTCACCGTCGGAGGCACCCTCTCCAACGCGGGCATCAGCGGCCAGGCCTTCCGCCACGGCCCCCAGATATCCAACGTCCAAGAACTcgacgtgatcaccg GGCTCGGGGAGATGGTGAGATGCTCAAAGGAAAAGCACGGGGACCTGTTCGACGCCGTGCTGGGCGGGCTGGGGCAGTTCGGCGTCATAACGCGGGCGCGCATCCCACTGACGCCGGCGCCGGCGAGGGCGCGCTGGGTTCGGCTCTTCTACACGGGCGCCGCGGCGCTCACGGGCGACCAGGAGCGGCTCATCGGCGTCGACCTCGGCACCGCTGTCTCCGGGCTCATGGACTACGTGGAGGGCTCGGTGGTGCTCGCGGACCAGGGCCGCGTGGGCAGCTGGCGGTCGTCCTTCTTCTCGGACGCCGACGCGGCGCGCATCGCCGCGCTCGCTGAGGAGGTGGGCGGGGTCCTTTACTGCCTCGAGGGAGCGCTGTACTACGGCGGCGCCGCTCGCGGCGGCGAGGCTGACGTCGATCAG AGGCTGAATGTGCTGCTGGGGGAGCTGCGGTACGCGCGCGGGTTCGCGTTCGTGCAGGACGTGTCGTACGCGGGGTTCCTTGACCGGGTGCGCGACGGCGAGCTCAAGCTCCGCGCCTCCGGCCTCTGGGACGTGCCGCATCCCTGGCTCAACCTCTTCCTCCCGCGCTCCCGCGTCCTCGACTTCGCCGCCGGCGTCTTCCACGGCATCCTCCGCCGTGACAGCACCACCGGCGCCATGGGACCCGTCCTCGTCTACCCCATGAACCGGAACAGGTGGGACGCCGACACGTCCGCGGTGCtcccggaggaggaggaggtgttctACACCGTGGGGATCCTGCGGTCGTCGGTGCCGGCGTCGACGGACGGTGGCCGCCAGCTGCTGAGGCGCCTGGAGGAGCAGAACGAGGAGATCTTACGATTCTGCGAGGAGACCGGGATACCGTGCGTGCAGTACCTGCCGTACTACGCCGACCAGGACGGGTGGGAGAAGAAGCACTTTGGTCTAGCCAAGTGGGCCAGATTCGTGGATCGGAAGAGGAAGTATGATCCCAAGGCGATCCTGTCCCGTGGTCAGAGAATTTTCACCTCCCCGCTCGCTTGA